A genomic window from Thermococcus sp. includes:
- the rpl4p gene encoding 50S ribosomal protein L4 produces MKVKVFNLEGEPVEEIELPKVFATPFRPDLIRRAVIASWTHRIQPQGRDPMAGKRRVTENIGKGHGMARVERIKTSPRFAAFVPFARGGRRTHPPKVEKIIWEDINKKERRLAIMSAIAATANYDLVRARGHIVDNVPQVPLVVVDDLEKVFKTAQTREIFKKLGVWDDIERAKKNTKIRAGKGKMRGRRYKKAKGPLIVVAKNEGIVQGARNHPGVDVVTVENLSAELLAPGTHPGRLTIWTKGAIERLREIYG; encoded by the coding sequence ATGAAGGTTAAGGTTTTCAATCTCGAAGGCGAGCCTGTGGAGGAGATAGAGCTTCCGAAGGTCTTTGCCACTCCATTCAGGCCCGACCTCATCAGGAGGGCTGTCATCGCCTCATGGACCCACAGGATACAGCCGCAGGGCAGGGACCCGATGGCCGGTAAGAGGCGCGTCACCGAGAACATCGGAAAGGGCCACGGCATGGCGAGGGTTGAGAGGATAAAGACCTCCCCGAGGTTTGCCGCCTTCGTTCCCTTCGCGAGGGGTGGAAGGAGAACCCACCCGCCCAAGGTTGAGAAGATAATCTGGGAGGACATCAACAAGAAGGAGCGCAGGCTGGCTATAATGAGCGCCATCGCTGCAACGGCCAACTACGACCTCGTCAGGGCTAGGGGGCACATCGTTGATAACGTCCCGCAGGTTCCCCTCGTTGTCGTTGACGACCTTGAGAAGGTCTTCAAGACCGCCCAGACCAGGGAGATATTCAAGAAGCTCGGCGTCTGGGACGACATCGAGAGGGCCAAGAAGAACACCAAGATCCGCGCAGGAAAGGGCAAGATGCGCGGAAGGCGCTACAAGAAGGCCAAGGGGCCGCTCATCGTCGTTGCCAAGAACGAGGGAATCGTCCAGGGAGCAAGGAACCACCCGGGCGTTGACGTCGTTACCGTTGAGAACCTCAGTGCCGAGCTGCTCGCCCCGGGAACTCATCCGGGCAGGCTCACCATCTGGACGAAGGGAGCTATTGAGAGGCTTAGGGAGATTTACGGGTGA
- a CDS encoding 50S ribosomal protein L3 produces the protein MGKIHRPRRGSLAYSPRKRAKSIVPRIRKWPQDSEVRMLGFAGYKAGMTHILMIDDRPGLTKGKEVFMPVTIVEVPPLFVYGIRAYRQGYLGLETATEVWFHELNDYVKRRIKTLPKEYGEEAFREKLGQLEDLVNDGEIVDVRLLVHTQPWLIKLKKKPEVMEYAIGGDDVKAKFEYAKEKIGKELRAGEVLHEGELLDVIAVTKGKGTQGPVKRWGIKIQFHKAQRAGKARHVGNLGPWHPTRVMWTVPQAGQMGFHHRTEFNKRLIAIGENGKLKLGDKDEIDITPKGGFPHYGIIRSDFLMIQGTVPGSFKRIIRVRPAIRPPKKKPPVERPQITYVSRESKQ, from the coding sequence ATGGGAAAAATACACAGGCCAAGGAGAGGTTCACTGGCTTACTCCCCTAGAAAGAGGGCCAAGAGCATAGTCCCGAGAATCAGGAAGTGGCCGCAGGACAGCGAGGTCAGGATGCTTGGATTCGCCGGCTACAAGGCTGGTATGACCCACATCCTTATGATCGACGACAGACCAGGGCTCACCAAGGGCAAGGAAGTCTTCATGCCGGTCACTATCGTGGAAGTCCCGCCGCTCTTCGTCTACGGCATCAGGGCCTACAGACAGGGCTACCTCGGACTTGAGACCGCCACCGAGGTCTGGTTCCACGAGCTCAACGACTACGTCAAGAGGAGGATAAAGACCCTGCCCAAGGAGTACGGTGAGGAGGCGTTCAGGGAGAAGCTCGGTCAGCTTGAGGATCTCGTCAACGACGGGGAGATCGTCGATGTCAGGCTTCTCGTCCACACCCAGCCGTGGCTCATCAAGCTCAAGAAGAAGCCCGAGGTCATGGAGTACGCCATCGGTGGCGACGACGTCAAGGCGAAATTTGAATACGCCAAGGAGAAGATCGGCAAGGAACTCAGGGCGGGCGAGGTTCTCCACGAGGGTGAGCTCCTCGACGTCATAGCGGTCACCAAGGGTAAGGGAACCCAGGGTCCGGTCAAGCGCTGGGGTATTAAGATACAGTTCCACAAGGCCCAGCGCGCTGGAAAGGCCAGGCACGTCGGTAACCTCGGTCCGTGGCACCCGACCAGGGTCATGTGGACCGTCCCGCAGGCCGGTCAGATGGGCTTCCACCACAGGACCGAGTTCAACAAGAGGCTCATAGCCATAGGCGAGAACGGCAAGCTCAAGCTCGGGGACAAGGACGAGATAGACATCACCCCAAAGGGTGGCTTCCCGCACTACGGCATCATAAGGAGCGACTTCCTCATGATACAGGGAACCGTGCCGGGTTCCTTCAAGAGGATCATCAGGGTCAGGCCGGCTATTAGGCCGCCGAAGAAGAAGCCGCCGGTTGAGAGGCCGCAGATAACCTACGTCAGTAGGGAATCCAAGCAGTGA
- a CDS encoding putative RNA uridine N3 methyltransferase, with translation MAWHVFIPDSLLEETDDPKIRTYKVGQIARACAIFGVEHIWIYKAGGRDGRFIKTILEYAETPQYLRKRLFPLMPELRYVGVIPPLRTPHHKLKGKPKVGEIREGFAFRKGRRTYADIGLDDLAMVEGDVEGRSTFRIVSVRPLRVIPAKPEEYWGYKVHLTRKSLAKTLKKAGLDLVIATSRKGRDIREVKLSPLEGEVGFVFGSPRKGVMELLGEEEYDFDLILNTIPNQRTATVRTEEAVLATLAVFNLIRRD, from the coding sequence ATGGCCTGGCACGTCTTCATTCCGGATTCGCTCCTCGAAGAGACCGATGACCCGAAGATCAGGACGTACAAGGTCGGACAGATAGCCAGGGCATGCGCAATATTCGGCGTCGAGCACATCTGGATCTACAAAGCAGGCGGCAGGGACGGAAGGTTCATCAAAACGATCCTCGAATACGCGGAAACGCCCCAGTACCTCCGCAAAAGGCTGTTCCCGCTGATGCCGGAGCTCAGGTACGTCGGCGTCATCCCGCCGCTCAGGACGCCGCACCACAAGCTCAAGGGAAAGCCAAAGGTCGGCGAAATCCGCGAAGGTTTCGCCTTCAGGAAGGGACGCAGAACCTACGCGGACATCGGCCTCGACGACCTCGCGATGGTCGAGGGGGACGTTGAAGGACGGTCAACGTTCAGGATCGTCTCGGTAAGGCCTCTCAGGGTGATACCGGCAAAACCAGAGGAATACTGGGGCTATAAGGTGCACTTGACGAGAAAGTCACTGGCGAAAACACTTAAAAAGGCCGGGCTGGATTTGGTCATCGCGACCTCAAGGAAGGGTCGCGACATTCGAGAGGTGAAGCTTTCCCCGCTGGAGGGGGAGGTCGGATTCGTATTCGGCTCACCGAGGAAGGGCGTGATGGAGCTCCTCGGCGAGGAGGAATATGACTTTGATCTAATCCTCAACACGATTCCAAATCAGCGGACAGCCACCGTCCGCACCGAGGAGGCCGTCTTGGCCACACTCGCGGTGTTTAATCTCATAAGGAGGGATTGA